One stretch of Rhipicephalus sanguineus isolate Rsan-2018 chromosome 10, BIME_Rsan_1.4, whole genome shotgun sequence DNA includes these proteins:
- the LOC119406407 gene encoding gastrula zinc finger protein XlCGF8.2DB-like, with amino-acid sequence MKTHLSRHTAECPFQCHLCPVAFTRSDSLKGHIRTHTGVHPFSCVHCSASFSLKGNLVRQLRTHTGERPFSCDHCNASFSLKSSLVRHMRTHTGERPFSCDHCSASFSLKGNLVTHMRTHTGERPFSCDHCNVSFSVKRKLTEHLRTHTGERPFPCDHCNASFSLKSSLVKHMRTHTGERPFSCDHCNASFSDKSNLVTHMRTHTGERPFSCDHCSASFSLKGNLVTHMRTHTGERPFSCDHCNASFSLKSTLMEHLRTHSGERPFSCDHCNASFSFRSNLVVHMRTHTGERPFSCYHCNASFSERSNLMRHIRTHTGERPYSCDNCSASFSHKPNFTRHTSKCHPSKAP; translated from the coding sequence ATGAAAACACACCTTAGCAGACACACGGCTGAGTGCCCCTtccagtgccacctgtgtccgGTGGCATTTACTCGGAGCGACAGTCTCAAAGGGCACATTCGGACCCATACAGGAGTGCATCCATTTTCCTGCGTACACTGCAGTGCATCTTTTTCGCTGAAAGGCAACCTCGTGAGGCAattgcgcacccacacaggagagcgtcccttttcctgtgaccactgcaatgcatccttttcgttAAAAAGCAGCCTTGTGAggcacatgcgcacccacacaggagagcgtcccttttcctgtgaccactgcagtgcatccttttcaCTGAAAGGCAACCTCGTGAcacacatgcgcacccacacaggagagcgtcccttttcctgtgaccactgcaatgtATCCTTTTCAGTGAAAAGGAAGCTGACGGAACACTTGCGCACCCAcactggagagcgtccctttccatgtgaccactgcaatgcatccttttcgttAAAAAGCAGCCTTGTGaagcacatgcgcacccacactggagagcgtcccttttcctgtgaccactgcaatgcatccttttcggaTAAAAGCAACCTTGTGAcacacatgcgcacccacacaggagagcgtcccttttcctgtgaccactgcagtgcatccttttcaCTGAAAGGCAACCTCGTGACACACATGCGCACCCatacaggagagcgtcccttttcctgtgaccactgcaatgcatccttttcactgAAAAGCACTCTAATGGAACACCTGCGCACCCACagtggagagcgtcccttttcatgtgaccactgcaatgcatccttttcgttTAGAAGCAACCTTGTGgtgcacatgcgcacccacacaggagagcgtcccttttcatgttaccactgcAACGCATCCTTTTCAGAAAGATCCAACCTCATGCGTCACATTCGCACACACACAGGAGAGCGCCCCTATTCCTGTGACAACTGCAGTGCATCCTTCTCGCACAAACCCAACTTCACTCGCCACACCTCAAAGTGTCATCCAAGCAAGGCACCCTAA